From the Bacillus sp. FJAT-22090 genome, the window AAGTACGTTTTAAAAACAAGCTCTGGGTGTCGAGTTTTGTTGCCCAATTATTTATTTTAATTGAGTTACTTTTAATTGGTGCCCATGCTATTGGTTGGACGAGTTTTCAGTTAACTGAAGAGATTCAAGATTGGGTATTCGCGGTAGTAAATGTCGTATTTGGATTGTTTGCTACAATCGGAAATATTCAAGATCCAACTACAGAGAATTTTGCTGATAGTCAAAGAGCTATGAACTACAACTAACTAAGTAATTCTTTAAGGAGGTGGTGGTAATGTAGGTAATGTGATAAAACAGAGGTAAGAAGTTGTACATCGTAATACAAAACTAAAATGGGGTGATTAATTATGGTAAAAGTATTTATTGATGCAGGTCATGGTGGGACGGATTCAGGCGCAGTGGGGAATGGGTTACAGGAAAAAAATCTAACATTGCAAATTTCAACGAGAATTAAAGATATTCTGCTAGCTGAGTACAACAATGTAAGTGTGTTAATGAGTCGAACAGGAGATCAATCTTTAACCTTGACGCAGCGTACAAATGCAGCTAACTCATGGGCAGCTGACTTTCTCCTTTCCGTTCACATTAATGCAGGTGGTGGAACAGGCTATGAGGATTATGTTTATCCTGGAGTAGGTGCACCTACTACTACTTATCAGAATACTATTCATGAAGAAATATTAAAGCTTGTAAACTATACTGATCGTGGAAAGAAACAGGAAAACTTCCACATGTTACGTGAATCTAATATGCCAGCCCTTTTGACTGAGAATGGATTTATTGATAATACAAATGATGCTGCTAAGTTGAAAACGGCTTCCTTCATTGAATCTTTAGCTCGAGGTCACGTGAACGGCATAGCTAAATGCTTCAATCTTCCAAAGAAAAATACAGCTGTTTATCATACAGTTGTGAGTGGTGATACTGTATATTCGTTAAGTCAAACATATGGTAGCACTGTGCAACAGATTAAAGATTGGAATGGGCTTGATGCCAATTACACTATTTATGTAGGACAAGTGTTAAGAGTGAAATAAAAAATGCACTTTCTATAAAATCTATCGAAAATTTGTCGAAACCTATCAAGCCCTATTCACTTAAATGTGTGGGGCTTTTTTTATGACTATTTCTAATAGAGCTATCCTATAAAAGTTTATTTAATTAATAATGCGGGTAAATAATAATAAATAATTTGGATGATTTGAAGGAGGAAATAAAGAATGATAAAAAAATATA encodes:
- a CDS encoding N-acetylmuramoyl-L-alanine amidase family protein; the protein is MVKVFIDAGHGGTDSGAVGNGLQEKNLTLQISTRIKDILLAEYNNVSVLMSRTGDQSLTLTQRTNAANSWAADFLLSVHINAGGGTGYEDYVYPGVGAPTTTYQNTIHEEILKLVNYTDRGKKQENFHMLRESNMPALLTENGFIDNTNDAAKLKTASFIESLARGHVNGIAKCFNLPKKNTAVYHTVVSGDTVYSLSQTYGSTVQQIKDWNGLDANYTIYVGQVLRVK
- a CDS encoding phage holin, producing MNINWKVRFKNKLWVSSFVAQLFILIELLLIGAHAIGWTSFQLTEEIQDWVFAVVNVVFGLFATIGNIQDPTTENFADSQRAMNYN